A genomic region of Gemmata massiliana contains the following coding sequences:
- the pfp gene encoding diphosphate--fructose-6-phosphate 1-phosphotransferase, with the protein MADSTRGKLGIVVGGGPAPGINGVISSVTIEAINRGLEVVGIRDGFKNLAAGDITQVRPLTIPDVAPYYQRGGALLGTSRTNPAKNPDHMAAVLDGLNKLGIKYLVTIGGDDTAYSGSQVYAHAKGAIKVAHVPKTIDNDLPLPPGIPTFGFETARHYGVQVARNLHEDAKTTTRWYILVSMGRAAGHLALGIGKASAATVTLIAEELKGKDVSLELICDVVIGSMIKRKAQGKSYGVAVLAEGLLEEIGEERLRQMMEKNPGKFGNIELDAFGHLRLGEIEFGRMIRTTIASRLKDLGLKFDMVDKDLGYELRCADPIPFDAEYTRNLGYGAVKFLLSPAAEKNGVVITFVGGNMVPCPFQEMIDPATKKMRARLVDITGENYEVARRYMIRLEQSDFDDAARIERLAAVVKMTPAQFRDRFGYLVK; encoded by the coding sequence ATGGCGGATTCCACTCGCGGTAAGCTCGGTATCGTGGTCGGCGGCGGCCCGGCGCCCGGCATCAACGGCGTAATCAGTTCGGTCACGATCGAGGCCATCAACCGCGGGCTCGAGGTCGTCGGCATCCGCGACGGGTTCAAGAACCTCGCGGCCGGCGACATTACTCAGGTGCGCCCGCTCACGATCCCGGACGTCGCGCCCTACTACCAGCGCGGCGGCGCGCTGCTCGGCACGAGCCGCACCAACCCGGCGAAGAACCCGGACCACATGGCGGCCGTGCTCGACGGGCTGAACAAGCTCGGCATCAAGTACCTGGTCACGATCGGCGGCGACGACACCGCGTACAGCGGGTCGCAGGTGTACGCGCACGCGAAGGGCGCGATCAAGGTCGCGCACGTGCCCAAGACGATCGACAACGACCTGCCGCTGCCCCCGGGCATCCCCACGTTCGGGTTCGAGACCGCCCGGCACTACGGCGTGCAGGTCGCGCGGAACCTGCACGAGGACGCGAAGACCACCACGCGGTGGTACATCCTGGTGAGCATGGGCCGCGCCGCCGGGCACCTGGCGCTCGGCATCGGTAAGGCGTCGGCCGCCACCGTGACGCTGATCGCCGAGGAACTGAAGGGCAAGGACGTCTCGCTCGAACTCATCTGCGACGTGGTCATCGGCTCGATGATTAAGCGCAAGGCGCAGGGCAAGAGCTACGGCGTCGCGGTGCTGGCCGAGGGCCTCCTCGAGGAGATCGGCGAGGAGCGCCTGCGCCAGATGATGGAGAAGAACCCGGGCAAGTTCGGGAACATCGAACTCGACGCCTTCGGGCACCTGCGGTTGGGCGAGATTGAGTTCGGGCGCATGATCCGCACCACGATCGCGAGCCGGCTCAAGGATCTGGGCCTGAAGTTCGACATGGTGGACAAGGATCTGGGCTACGAACTGCGGTGCGCCGACCCGATCCCGTTCGACGCGGAGTACACCCGCAACCTCGGGTACGGGGCGGTGAAGTTCCTGCTGTCGCCGGCGGCGGAGAAGAACGGCGTGGTCATCACGTTCGTGGGCGGGAACATGGTCCCGTGCCCGTTCCAGGAGATGATCGACCCGGCCACGAAGAAAATGCGGGCGCGGCTGGTGGACATCACCGGTGAGAACTACGAGGTCGCCCGCCGCTACATGATTCGCCTGGAACAGAGCGATTTCGACGACGCGGCCCGCATCGAGCGCCTCGCCGCGGTGGTGAAGATGACCCCGGCCCAGTTCCGCGATCGCTTCGGGTATTTGGTGAAGTGA